A window from Rhodothermales bacterium encodes these proteins:
- a CDS encoding helix-hairpin-helix domain-containing protein — MDRPVFDDEYYHERDSLFFALSSATIEPDTIIIPRADSAAVADSTYAEPDSTHTVVESGGESPQDNRIDVNRASLVELTRLPGIGPRLAERIVEYRRRHGPFRRVSDLENVSGIGPKKLESLAPLVIVRL, encoded by the coding sequence ATGGACCGGCCTGTGTTCGACGACGAATACTATCACGAACGGGACAGCCTCTTCTTTGCGTTGTCCAGCGCTACGATAGAGCCCGACACGATCATCATCCCTCGTGCAGACTCGGCTGCGGTGGCAGACTCCACGTACGCGGAGCCGGACTCGACGCACACCGTGGTTGAGTCAGGCGGTGAGTCGCCGCAGGACAATCGGATCGATGTGAACCGTGCATCGCTGGTGGAGCTGACCCGGCTTCCGGGGATCGGACCTCGTCTTGCCGAAAGGATCGTCGAGTATCGCCGTCGGCACGGTCCCTTTCGCAGGGTCAGTGACCTTGAGAACGTCTCCGGGATCGGACCAAAAAAGCTTGAAAGCCTAGCTCCGCTCGTTATCGTGCGCCTCTGA
- a CDS encoding repressor LexA — protein MSRRSLTPKQRDFLGYVRSFLKRNGEWPTYRDIIDHFDFRSPNSVTQNLQALFKKGYLKRDEFGYELVDRDPGPFAGAIQIRGVITAGVLQEAVEADLGQITLETLFPNLDRIFAIRVSGDSMIGADIQNGDYVLLVDEDIKDGGIGAVMYNGETSLKYIHRERDGLRLESANDEYGDIYINPDVFEEVRILGRYVGHVNQAGIFREPGKMSTRAA, from the coding sequence ATGAGCCGCCGCAGCCTTACCCCCAAGCAGCGCGATTTCCTCGGCTACGTCCGATCGTTCTTGAAACGAAACGGAGAATGGCCGACGTATCGCGACATCATCGACCACTTCGACTTCCGGTCGCCGAACAGCGTCACACAGAACCTGCAGGCTCTCTTCAAGAAGGGATACCTGAAACGTGACGAGTTTGGCTACGAACTCGTGGATCGGGATCCCGGTCCGTTCGCCGGAGCGATACAGATCCGCGGAGTCATCACCGCGGGCGTTCTACAGGAAGCCGTGGAGGCCGACCTGGGCCAAATCACGCTTGAGACCCTCTTCCCCAACCTCGACCGCATCTTTGCCATCCGCGTGTCAGGCGATTCAATGATCGGAGCGGACATCCAGAACGGCGACTACGTCCTCCTGGTCGACGAGGATATCAAAGACGGCGGCATTGGCGCCGTGATGTATAACGGCGAGACCTCTCTCAAGTACATCCACCGAGAGCGTGACGGGCTGAGGCTGGAATCGGCCAATGATGAATACGGCGACATCTACATCAACCCGGACGTGTTCGAGGAAGTCAGGATCCTGGGTCGCTACGTCGGGCACGTAAACCAAGCGGGCATTTTCAGGGAGCCAGGGAAGATGTCGACGCGAGCGGCGTGA
- the recO gene encoding DNA repair protein RecO, translating to MRYGESSRIATLFTREKGKLSVIARGARRTKSRFGSALMPMSYIESVIYVKPGRSLQTLSETSHLLRFPSLARDLSKISTGLRIVELLGAVVQEEERNPGLFNLALHTLQRLSLATRYTENLALHFELKLATELGFAPLIDRDSVESIEGSGGYLAVDRGTIAVGSEGHHAVRGSRKALRAFAILAASDLDTAMRLTLDAPTRRDLESLVETFMRYHLEDAYPDRSKRVMGQIAI from the coding sequence ATGCGATACGGCGAGTCCAGCCGAATCGCCACGCTGTTCACACGCGAGAAGGGAAAGCTCTCCGTGATCGCGAGGGGTGCACGCCGAACGAAGAGTCGGTTCGGTTCCGCGCTCATGCCGATGTCGTATATCGAATCGGTCATCTACGTCAAGCCGGGGCGCTCGCTGCAGACGCTGTCAGAGACGTCTCATCTGTTGCGATTTCCGAGCCTGGCGCGCGACCTTTCGAAGATCTCAACAGGGCTCCGCATCGTCGAACTGCTCGGAGCGGTTGTGCAGGAGGAGGAAAGAAATCCGGGACTGTTTAACCTGGCGCTTCACACGTTGCAGCGCTTGAGTCTGGCCACGCGGTACACGGAGAATCTGGCGCTGCATTTCGAACTGAAGCTGGCCACCGAGCTCGGATTCGCACCCCTCATCGACCGCGACTCCGTCGAATCGATCGAAGGCTCCGGAGGATATCTGGCGGTCGATCGCGGAACTATTGCGGTCGGAAGCGAGGGGCACCACGCTGTGCGCGGATCCCGTAAGGCCTTGCGCGCCTTTGCGATACTTGCCGCCTCCGATCTCGACACGGCGATGCGCCTGACGCTTGATGCTCCAACGCGACGCGATCTCGAATCGCTTGTCGAAACGTTCATGCGATATCATCTCGAAGATGCGTATCCGGACCGGAGCAAACGCGTGATGGGACAGATAGCGATCTGA
- a CDS encoding glycerophosphodiester phosphodiesterase, translating into MIRKDFDLQGHRGARGLVPENTLPAFRRAIELGVKTLELDVVISADNQVVVSHEPWFSSKFCSKPDGSPVTDEEERSLKIYSMTYDEIARFDCGSRRHVDFPEQQSQPAVKPLLRDVIVMAEELTVTLEREPVRYNIETKSRRGWEGDLHPEPSVFAGLLYAVLEEQHVLGRSTIQSFDGRTLRAARRINPAWNTSLLVSRWSARFISLKLKRLGFVPQIYSPDHRSLSTRLVRSAHRRGMLVIPWTTNTDADISRAVRLGVDGIITDYPDRARRLLEQFLVPGEA; encoded by the coding sequence GTGATTCGGAAAGACTTTGATCTTCAGGGCCATCGCGGCGCCCGTGGCCTCGTCCCGGAAAACACGCTTCCCGCTTTCAGGCGTGCCATCGAGCTCGGCGTAAAAACCCTGGAACTGGATGTCGTCATCTCGGCAGATAACCAGGTGGTCGTTTCTCACGAACCGTGGTTCTCGTCGAAGTTCTGTTCGAAGCCGGACGGTTCCCCGGTGACTGACGAAGAAGAACGGTCGCTGAAGATCTATTCGATGACTTACGACGAGATTGCACGGTTCGATTGCGGCTCCCGTCGCCATGTGGATTTTCCTGAGCAGCAATCACAGCCGGCCGTGAAGCCGCTGCTGCGTGACGTGATCGTCATGGCTGAGGAGCTGACGGTTACGCTGGAACGCGAACCGGTTCGATACAACATCGAGACCAAATCACGTCGCGGCTGGGAGGGTGATCTTCATCCGGAACCATCGGTCTTTGCCGGCCTGCTGTACGCGGTCCTCGAGGAGCAGCACGTGCTGGGCCGATCGACCATCCAGTCGTTCGACGGCAGAACGCTGCGTGCGGCCCGACGAATTAACCCGGCATGGAACACATCGCTCCTCGTGAGCAGGTGGTCGGCGAGGTTCATCTCATTGAAGCTGAAGCGCCTGGGCTTTGTCCCGCAAATCTACAGTCCTGACCATCGTTCGCTGTCGACAAGATTGGTACGGAGCGCACATCGACGAGGAATGCTGGTCATACCCTGGACGACCAACACCGACGCGGACATATCCAGGGCCGTCCGGCTGGGCGTCGACGGGATTATCACTGACTATCCGGACCGCGCGAGGCGACTGTTGGAACAATTCTTGGTGCCTGGAGAAGCATGA